TCTCATCGACTTCATGCAGTTCTCATGCCCGGCATGTAAGGCGATGGACGGCACCATCGATGAGCTTGCTCACGAGTTTCGGGGGTCTGCTCACGTCCTGAAAGTCAACGTAGGCAAGGTGCCGGGAGCTGCACAACGCTACAAGATCAAGGGCACGCCGACGTTCGTACTGTTCGGGACATCGGAACGATCCCAGCGCAAGGCGAAGCAGCGCGGCGAGGAAGACGCCAAGAAGATCACGCAGCGCTTTCGCACCACCGGCGTCGTCAAGAAAGAACAGCTCCGTCGGCTGCTGACCACCAATGGAGCTGAGGCAGCCGACTCATAGGAGCCCGCTGAGCAATGCATGGCACGCGTCGACGAGCATGCATCGTCCTCTCTCACCCTTGACGCAGCACGCGAATGCGCTTTGTTATGGCTGAGCCGCCACGCTCGCCCCATGGTCTTGCATCGACCTGAGGTTCCGATACGAAATACGAAGTACGTTGTACCTGGTGCCTGGTGTCTGCATCACTCCCTAGAACCAGAACTTGCCGCGACCGTTGGGATCGGACGTAAACCCCCACGCCTCGGTGATCCGTCCCTCTTTCGTGCAGAAGACGTGTACCTCGTCCGCCGTATAGGTCCCTTCATCCCGATTCACGGTCGTGTGAGCCAGCACCACGGTATGGAGGTCGTTCGCCAGTATGTCGTGCACCTCGATCATGAACGACTCGTGGGTGTCCTGGGCGAGCGATCTCAAGAACTCCAGAATCTCCTCGCGACCGACCTTGTCACCTGCGAGCGGCGTGTCTCCGCGAACATGCCAAATCGCGTCGTCGGCGAACTCGCGAGCGAACCCCTCGTAGTCACCTTCGGTGAAGCAGCGATACCCGTCTTTGATGCGCTGAACGCTCGGATGCTCCATGTCCTGATTCTCGCACAGGACGGCTCTGGACGCGTACCCTCTCAGCATGGCCAGCGACACCATTGCCGACCGGGGGCTCCTCGTCGGGACATGTTCGTGGACAGACAAGACCGTGCTCGAATCCGGCGCCTTCTACCCGCCGGACGTCGACACGGCGGAGAAGCGACTTCGTTTCTACGCATCCCAGTTCCCGATCGTCGAGGTCGACTCGACGTACTACGGCCCTCCAAACGAGCGGACCGCAGGACTGTGGGTGGAACGCACGCCGAACGACTTCACCTTCGACATCAAGGCGTTCCGACTCCTCACTCAGCATCCGACTCCTCCGCAGACACTTTGGAAGGACCTGCGAGAGGCACTCCCCCGGACCCAGGCCGACAAGCGCAACGTCTACGCCCGGGATCTCCCGAGGGAGTTCGTCGCCGAGGCGTTCCGCCGCTTCTCCGAGGCGCTCATGCCCCTGCACTCCGCGGGAAAGCTCGGCTCGATCCTGATGCAGCTCCCCGCATACGTATACCCCTCGCGAGGTTCCTTCGGCTATCTCTCCTGGGCCGCAGAACAACTCGAGGAGTTCGACGTGTCGGTCGAGTTTCGCCAGCAACGCTGGATGGACCAGGACCATGCCGACTCCACGCTCGGCTTTCTCCGAGAACACGACCTCGCCTACGTCTGCGTCGACGAGCCTCAAGGGTTCAAAAGTTCGGTGCCACCGGTGGCAGCGGTGACCGCGCCGATTGCACACGTGCGCTTCCACGGCCGGAATGCCGACAACTGGGAACGCAAGGGAATCACCGCTGCCGAGCGGTTCCGCTACGACTACCGGGAAGACGAGTTGCGAGAGTGGATCCCCCGCATCCGGCGTCTCCGCGAACAAGCGGAGAAAGTGCACCTGTTGATGAACAACTGTTACGCAGATTACGGGATCAGATCCGCACGGCTGTTGTCCCGCTTGCTCTCCGAGGCCGACTGAGTACTTCTGGAGTCTGCCGAGTGATGCCGGTATCAGGTACCAGGTACTTCGTATCGCAACCTCATCGATGCAAAACCGCGGGGCGAGCGTGACGAATCTGGCGTGACAAAGCGCAGTCGTGCGCTGCGTCGAGGCAGAGACAGGGCAATGCACGGTCGTCGAGACCCCAGCCATGCATCGCTCAGCAGGCTCCCCGGACGGGTATCGTTCTCGGAATGTTCGACTATACGACAATCACCCCGGACACGATCGAGGACTTGACCTCCACAACCATCGTCACGTGTGAGCGCCTCGTCGCGGCCATCGTTGCCATCGAGGGCGAGCGGACGTTTGCAGACACGTTGCTCCCGCTCGAGGAAGCAGCCACAACGATGGCCCTTGCCTACGGCCGCGGGCCGTTTCTCTCCAACGTGCACCCCGACGAATCCATCCGGGCCGCTGCTCGAGCCTCGGAGGAGGCACTCGCTAAATGGCAGATCGGACTCACATTCCGCCGTGACCTCTACAAGGCAGTGAGTACATACGCCGGAACCGATGATGCCACCTCTCTCTCCGGAGAGCACCGCCGTCTCCTCGACTTCACGATTCGCGATTTCCGGCGTGCCGGTCATGAACTGGAGCTGAACCAACGCGAGGAGCTCGAGAGGCTTCAGAACCGAATGGTCGAACTGGGAATCGCCTTCGAGAAGAACATCGCCGATGTCGACGCTGCACTCATCGTCACGAGATCGGATCTGACCGGGATGACCGATGACTACGTCGAACGTCTCCAGCCGGCTCCGGATGCCGGCACCTACAAAGTGACCATGGCATACCCGGATGTCTTCCCGTTCATGGAGAACGCCACCCGACGCGATCTGCGAGAGCGGCTCCTGTTCTTGTTCTCGAACAGAGCCGCCGGCGCCAACCGCGCGATCCTCGAAGAAGCCGTGCACCTACGCGAGAAGATGGCAGCGATGTTCGGTCTCCCTTCGTGGGCGGACTACCAGATGGAGGTGAAGATGGCCAGGCACCCCGGGGCCGTCACCGCCTTCTACGACGATCTCGTCCCTCCCCTGACCGAGATCGGCAATCGCGAAATCGCCGTATTGGCCTCGATGCTGGAATCCGATGCAGGCGACCCGCAGCTGCAACCATGGGACCGCCGCTACTACGACACCCAACTCCGCAAACGGGACTACGGAGTCGATCAAACAGAAGTCGCGCAGTACTTCCCTCTGGATCGAGTAATCGACGGTCTCCTGAGCATTACCGGAAAAGTCTTCGGGCTCGAATACCGCAAGCGGGGAGACGTTCCGACATGGCACCCGGACGTCGTCGTCTACGACATCGTGGATGCATCATCGGGTGAACAGGTAGCGACCTTCATGGCCGACCTGTTCCCGCGAGAGGGCAAGTTCAGCCACGCAGCCGCCTTCCCGCTCGTTCCGGGGCATCGAAAGGCCGACGGTGAGTATCAGCTGCCGCTGTCCACAATCGTGGCCAACTTCACGAAGCCCTCGGCAGATGTACCGTCCCTGCTCCAGCACTCGGAGGTCGAGACCCTCTTCCACGAGTTTGGACATATCCTGCACATGTCGCTGGGCCACACCGAGTTCACCCGTTTCTCCGGTGCCTCGACCGAATGGGATTTCGTCGAGGCACCGTCACAGATCATGGAGGAGTGGTGCTGGCGACCAGACCTTCTCCAGCGATTCGCGCTGCACCATGAAACCGGCGAGCCGATCCCGAAGGACCTCGTCGACAGGTTGGTGGCTGCCCGGCACGTGAATGAGGCCCTCGACACACTCCGCCAGATCTCACTTGGGAAGCTGGACCTCGGACTGCACGGGCCAGGAGATCACAGCGACTTGGATGCGATCATGCTCGACGCCGAAACCGTCGGCCTGCTTCCTCACCAAGAGGGAACGTTCTTCCCGGCGAGCTTCGGCCATCTGCTCGGCGGTTACGACGCCGGGTACTACGGGTACCTGTGGTCGAAGGTCTTCGGCCTCGACATGTTCTCCCGATTCGAAGAGGCGGGGGTCACCAACCCTGACATCGGCATTGCCTATCGCCGCAAGATCCTCGAGAAGGGCGGGTCGAGAGACGCGGCGGATCTCCTCCGGGACTTCCTGGGCCGCGAACCGAGCAACGAGGCGTTTCTGCGCCACCTCGGGATCACTGGTTCCTCCAGGGAGTAAAGAGTCTTCCTTCCCCTCGCAGGGGAAGTTCTCAGAACCCCAACTCTGCGGCGAGCGCCCGCACCGCCGGTTCGCCTTCACCAACCCACTCGAGATCATCGATCGTTTCGGCGATCGGTACGTCGCGACGCAGCGTCGTCAACGTGCGGTAGAACAGCGCATCGTCCATATTCGCGGCCAGCGATTCGCACAGCCGGAGCCCGCCACGTACCGGAATGTCCCACAGGGCATGGTCGAGCGGGATCCGTTCGATCCTCCGGTAACGGGCAAGCAGGGTCGACGCCGACTTCGCTCCCCAGGCGGAGATGCCGGGAATACCGTCGGCCGCATCCCCGACGAGTGCCAGATAATCGGGCATCGACTCAGGCAATATCCCCCACTTATCGCGCACACCGTCCTCGTCGATCATCATCGACCGGCGACGGTCGTACATCACGATCCTGTCCCCGACCACACACTGGGCGAGGTCCTTGTCAGGACTCAACAACACGACCTGTTCGACGTCATCACCAAAGCGGAAAGCGGCCGAAGCGAGTGCATCGTCCGCCTCGAACTCCTCCATCCGCCACACGACGACGCCCAACGATTCCAGGGCGCGCTCTGCGAGCGGAAACTGATCGAACAACTCCTGTTCGACACCTTCTCCCGTCTTGTATCCGTCGTACATGTCGTTGCGAAACGACCGGATAGCCGTGTCGAATGCGGCTGCGACGTGCGTCACGCCCGGCTCGCGCAGCAGGCGCCGGGTCGAATCGGCCAGTCCCCACACCGCCCCCACTTCTCGGCCCGACGGATCTCTCCTTCGCGGATAGCCGAAATAGGCGCGGAACAGTTCGTAGGTCGCGTCGAGCACATGGAGCCGCATAAGAGCATCGTACGTCAGTCGCCCGCAACGCGTCCTACCCGCCGAAAAAGGAAGAACGACCGAATCTCGGGCGGGACGCCGAGCCCTGCGGCGATCTGCACGCGCTATGCTCGCCCTGCCTGCCCAGTGAGGCAGGTGCCGCGAGCGTTCAGCGAAGTCCGGTGGAAAACCGGCGCTGTCCCGCAACTGTGAGGCCCCCTCGGGGCCGAGCCAGGTCGCCTGGCGCCGCGGCAACGAACGAACCCTCGGATGAAGGCGTACTTCGTCGGCACACAAGCCGGCAGTCCACTTCATCCTCCGGATAAGGAGGATGTATTCATGCGGAAGACCATTGTGGGAGTCGTAGCCGCGCTCATCATGAGCGCGTGCTCGACGGGAACGACCACCGCCACCGCGGCGGCGGCCCCCGCTCCCACCACGACAACGACCACCGCTGCACCAACGACAACGACCACGGCGGCGCCAACGACGACGACTCTGGCGAGTCCTTTCCCCACGACCGTGGACGCAGCGAATGGAACCGTGGAGATCCAGGAGGCGCCGAACGCGATCGTGTCCCTCTCTCCGACGGCCACCGAGATGCTCTTCGCCATCGGCGCAGGCGACCAGGTCGTCGCAGTCGACGATCAGTCGAACTATCCGGACACGGCACCGGTCACCGACCTGACCGGGTTCAGTCCCAATGTCGAGGCAATCGTGGCCTATGACCCGGACCTCGTCGTGATCACGTTCGATCCCGGGGATCTTGTCGCTTCGCTCGATTCTCTGGGCATTCCCGTCCTCCTCGAACCGGCGGCAGCGTCGATCGACGATGTCTATGACCAGATCGGACAGCTCGGCACTGCCACCGGACATCAAGAGGAAGCACTAGACCTCGTCGAGCAGATGGGCTCCGATATCGATCAGATTCTGCTCGATGCGACGGCCGCAACATCTGACGGTGAGAATCTCACCTACTACTTCGAACTGGATCCGACCTACTACTCGGTCACTTCCTCGACGTTCATCGGCCAACTGGTAGGCATGCTCGGACTGGAGAACATCGCCGACCCGGCGGATACCGATGGGTTCGGCTACCCGCAATTGTCGGCGGAGTACATCCTCGATGCAGACCCCGACTTGATCTTCCTCGCCGATACGAAGTGCTGCGGCCAGAGTCCCGAGACGGTCGCCGAACGGCCCGGCTGGGATAGTCTGACCGCGGTGACGGAAGGCAACGTATTCGCTCTCGACGACGACGTGGCCTCACGCTGGGGACCCCGAATCGTCGAC
Above is a genomic segment from Gammaproteobacteria bacterium containing:
- a CDS encoding thioredoxin fold domain-containing protein gives rise to the protein MAFRKRTRAINVKNIDQIEQFTADGKPVLIDFMQFSCPACKAMDGTIDELAHEFRGSAHVLKVNVGKVPGAAQRYKIKGTPTFVLFGTSERSQRKAKQRGEEDAKKITQRFRTTGVVKKEQLRRLLTTNGAEAADS
- a CDS encoding DUF72 domain-containing protein gives rise to the protein MASDTIADRGLLVGTCSWTDKTVLESGAFYPPDVDTAEKRLRFYASQFPIVEVDSTYYGPPNERTAGLWVERTPNDFTFDIKAFRLLTQHPTPPQTLWKDLREALPRTQADKRNVYARDLPREFVAEAFRRFSEALMPLHSAGKLGSILMQLPAYVYPSRGSFGYLSWAAEQLEEFDVSVEFRQQRWMDQDHADSTLGFLREHDLAYVCVDEPQGFKSSVPPVAAVTAPIAHVRFHGRNADNWERKGITAAERFRYDYREDELREWIPRIRRLREQAEKVHLLMNNCYADYGIRSARLLSRLLSEAD
- a CDS encoding flap endonuclease, with amino-acid sequence MRLHVLDATYELFRAYFGYPRRRDPSGREVGAVWGLADSTRRLLREPGVTHVAAAFDTAIRSFRNDMYDGYKTGEGVEQELFDQFPLAERALESLGVVVWRMEEFEADDALASAAFRFGDDVEQVVLLSPDKDLAQCVVGDRIVMYDRRRSMMIDEDGVRDKWGILPESMPDYLALVGDAADGIPGISAWGAKSASTLLARYRRIERIPLDHALWDIPVRGGLRLCESLAANMDDALFYRTLTTLRRDVPIAETIDDLEWVGEGEPAVRALAAELGF
- a CDS encoding ABC transporter substrate-binding protein, which translates into the protein MSACSTGTTTATAAAAPAPTTTTTTAAPTTTTTAAPTTTTLASPFPTTVDAANGTVEIQEAPNAIVSLSPTATEMLFAIGAGDQVVAVDDQSNYPDTAPVTDLTGFSPNVEAIVAYDPDLVVITFDPGDLVASLDSLGIPVLLEPAAASIDDVYDQIGQLGTATGHQEEALDLVEQMGSDIDQILLDATAATSDGENLTYYFELDPTYYSVTSSTFIGQLVGMLGLENIADPADTDGFGYPQLSAEYILDADPDLIFLADTKCCGQSPETVAERPGWDSLTAVTEGNVFALDDDVASRWGPRIVDFLSTIADAVRQVTHP